CATCATCCCGCGGATGAGGACGCTCTCGAAGGCGGCGCCGACCTTGATGGCATTGGCGATACGCCATTTCCCGATCTCGATCTGCCGCTCCAGCGGCAGCTCCCGATACCATCGGGTCGCGCCCAGCGGATCGATCTCCGGGGCCAGCACCCAGCGCACGTCGTGCGGGTCGACCGCGAATTCCGGTGCGTCCCAGGCGATATCCAGATAGGGATCGAACCGGCGCTCCACCGATCCCTCCGACAGCGTGTGCAGCACGTCCGCGTAGTCCCGTGCCGCCGAACCGGTGCCCGACATCGTCGTCAGAGCCATGATTGCCTCCTCGTCTGTGCGCCGCCCCGCCCAGGAGGCCCGTCGAGCGAGCCCGCTCCTGTGCGGTGCGACACACTCCAAGGTAAGTGCTAACTACGGTTACATACAACCCCAAAAGGGGGTGTGTTTCGAAGATCGACCGCGCTGAATTCCCTCACGACGGGCCGTCCTACCTATAGGCGACACGAAACTCGGCGTCCCGAAAGGCGAAAGGAAGCCCGTCATGTCCGTTCAGCAGCGACTCCAGCGAGCCCGCCACCTGCATCGGAAACTCGTGCAGGCGCATCGAGACCAGTCCGGCGATCGTGTGGTCCAGCACCATCGGCGCGTGGTTCAGGAGGCGTGGCGGGGCGCACGCTGACCGTGCGCAGCCGGGCCGGTGAAGGTCCAGGTGACCATCGCCATGGTGGCGGGCATGATGAGCGCGCTGCCCACCCGCATTACCGCCCGGGCGGCGATGAGCTGACCGGGGTCCCCGGCGTAGGCGGCCCAGATCGACGCGGCCGCGAAGATCAGCAACCCGGCGGCCAGCACGCCGCGATGCCCGAACCGGTCCTCGAGCGCGCCGGCGGTGAACATGAGAGCGG
This sequence is a window from Nocardia yunnanensis. Protein-coding genes within it:
- a CDS encoding MFS transporter, which produces MRPHSRRPSPVVTVDLDRQHHPRHRARDARRPGARAGANPAQLQWASGSYTLVFAALMFTAGALEDRFGHRGVLAAGLLIFAAASIWAAYAGDPGQLIAARAVMRVGSALIMPATMAMVTWTFTGPAAHGQRAPRHAS